Proteins encoded by one window of Terriglobia bacterium:
- the hypE gene encoding hydrogenase expression/formation protein HypE, which produces MPEPPDFSNWSCPLPLRDYPNIVIGHGGGGKLSAELVEHLFLPAFRNDALASLGDASVVDFAPNRLVFSTDSFVVRPLFFPGGSIGDLAVNGTVNDLAVSGARPLFLSAGFILEEGFPLSDLAQIVARMAAAAAMAGIQIVTGDTKVVEKGHGDGCYINTAGIGALMESAQVSPSLVRPNDAILVSGMIGDHGMAIMSVREGLEFETVIQSDCAALNDLVADILACGGSAVHAMRDPTRGGLASTLNEIAASSRTGMVIEEPLLPVRPEVQAACDLLGMDPLYVANEGKVVVFVAADAADAVLAAMRRHPKARDAAMIGRVTAQHPAMVVAHTAIGANRVVPMQIGEQLPRIC; this is translated from the coding sequence ATGCCTGAGCCGCCGGATTTTTCCAATTGGTCATGCCCGCTGCCCTTGCGCGACTATCCCAACATTGTCATTGGTCATGGCGGCGGCGGTAAGCTCTCCGCCGAACTGGTGGAACATTTGTTCCTGCCCGCGTTTCGCAATGACGCGCTGGCCAGCCTGGGCGATGCTTCCGTGGTGGACTTTGCGCCGAACCGGCTGGTGTTTTCCACGGACTCCTTTGTGGTCCGGCCGCTGTTTTTTCCCGGCGGCAGCATTGGCGATCTGGCGGTCAACGGCACGGTGAACGATCTGGCCGTCAGCGGAGCACGGCCTCTGTTTCTCAGCGCCGGCTTCATCCTGGAAGAAGGATTTCCCCTGTCTGATCTGGCGCAGATTGTCGCCCGCATGGCCGCCGCAGCGGCGATGGCCGGCATCCAGATTGTGACCGGTGACACCAAAGTGGTGGAAAAGGGCCACGGCGACGGCTGCTACATCAACACCGCCGGCATTGGCGCGCTGATGGAGAGCGCGCAGGTTTCGCCATCACTGGTGCGGCCGAACGATGCCATCCTGGTCAGCGGCATGATTGGCGATCACGGCATGGCCATCATGAGCGTGCGGGAAGGTCTGGAGTTTGAAACCGTGATCCAGAGCGATTGCGCGGCGCTCAATGACCTGGTCGCCGATATTCTCGCCTGCGGCGGAAGCGCGGTCCACGCCATGCGCGATCCCACGCGCGGCGGGCTGGCCTCCACGCTGAACGAAATTGCCGCATCATCGCGTACCGGGATGGTAATTGAAGAGCCGTTGCTCCCGGTGCGCCCGGAAGTCCAGGCGGCGTGCGACCTGCTGGGCATGGATCCTCTTTATGTAGCCAACGAAGGCAAGGTCGTGGTGTTTGTCGCCGCCGATGCCGCCGACGCCGTGCTGGCTGCGATGCGTCGCCATCCCAAAGCGCGCGATGCTGCCATGATCGGGCGCGTCACGGCACAACATCCAGCCATGGTGGTCGCTCATACCGCCATCGGCGCCAACCGCGTGGTGCCCATGCAGATCGGCGAGCAGCTTCCCAGGATCTGTTAG